In Zobellia roscoffensis, the following are encoded in one genomic region:
- the uvrA gene encoding excinuclease ABC subunit UvrA, whose product MAEIVDVNPKHNIIIKGAKLHNLKNIDVVIPRNKLVVITGLSGSGKSSLAFDTLYAEGQRRYVESLSSYARQFLGKLDKPKVDYIKGIAPAIAIEQKVNSTNPRSTVGTTTEIYDYLKLLYARIGRTISPTSGREVKKDTVTDVVEHVRSYEEGTKLLLLAPITIDETRETLKSLQLLSKQGYARIKYNNEVFRIDNAPEDIERNFELVVDRIIVKDDEDFYNRLANAIDTAFFEGKGECTIEELSTQNQTPFSNKFELDGMSFLEPNVHLFSFNNPYGACPKCEGYGDVIGIDQDLVVPNTALSVYENAVFPWRGESMGWYRDQLVNSAYKFDFPIHKPWFELSEEQKQLVWKGNDHFIGLNKFFEQLEEKSYKIQNRVMLSRYRGKTRCNVCNGKRLRKETNYIKVGGKNISDLVELPIKKLIPFFEELVLDKYDQKIASRLLKEINTRLGFLYKVGLSYLTMNRKSNSLSGGESQRINLATSLGSSLVGSMYILDEPSIGLHPKDTENLIEVLQSLRDLGNTVIVVEHDEDIMKAADEVIDIGPEAGTHGGEVVAHGTLTEVLKSTSLTASYLNGTEEIVVPSKRRTSTDYITIKGARENNLKNIDVTFPLNMLTVITGVSGSGKSTLVKKLLYPIILKEVGGYGEKAGQFTSVTGKYKSIKHVEFVDQNPIGRSSRSNPVTYIKAYDDIRNLFASQKLSKIRAYQAKHFSFNVDGGRCEKCKGEGEITVEMQFMADVHLKCDTCDGKRFKKEVLEVKFEDVNIDGVLNMTIDDAITFFDKNKQTKIVNKLKPLQDVGLGYVTLGQSSSTLSGGEAQRIKLASFLVKGTTKDKALFIFDEPTTGLHFHDIKKLLKSFDALISKGHSVIVIEHNIELIKCADYIIDLGPEGGENGGQLLAEGTPEEIINSKTSFTAKYLKEKL is encoded by the coding sequence ATGGCTGAAATAGTAGATGTAAATCCCAAACACAACATTATAATTAAAGGTGCAAAATTGCATAATTTAAAGAATATTGATGTTGTTATTCCTCGTAACAAACTTGTTGTTATTACAGGGCTTTCTGGTTCAGGAAAGTCTAGCTTGGCATTTGACACGTTATATGCAGAAGGTCAAAGACGATATGTAGAAAGTCTTTCTTCTTACGCAAGACAGTTCTTGGGAAAATTAGACAAACCAAAGGTAGATTACATAAAAGGTATAGCACCTGCTATTGCTATAGAACAAAAAGTAAATTCTACAAACCCACGATCTACCGTAGGTACCACTACAGAAATTTATGATTATCTAAAGTTATTATATGCCCGTATTGGACGTACCATATCCCCTACTTCTGGTCGAGAGGTAAAAAAAGATACCGTTACAGATGTTGTTGAGCATGTAAGATCATATGAAGAAGGAACTAAACTACTTTTATTAGCACCTATTACCATAGATGAAACTAGAGAAACGTTAAAATCTCTTCAACTATTATCCAAACAAGGATATGCGAGAATAAAGTATAATAATGAGGTGTTTCGCATAGATAATGCGCCAGAAGACATTGAAAGAAATTTTGAATTGGTCGTTGACCGTATTATTGTTAAAGACGATGAAGATTTTTACAATCGTTTGGCCAATGCCATTGATACCGCTTTTTTTGAAGGCAAGGGCGAATGTACTATTGAGGAACTTTCTACCCAAAACCAAACTCCTTTTAGTAATAAGTTTGAGTTAGACGGAATGTCTTTCTTAGAACCGAATGTACATTTATTCAGTTTCAATAATCCATATGGGGCTTGCCCAAAGTGCGAAGGGTACGGAGATGTTATTGGTATTGACCAAGACCTTGTAGTACCTAACACTGCCCTGTCTGTTTATGAAAATGCAGTCTTTCCTTGGCGCGGTGAGAGTATGGGGTGGTATAGAGATCAACTTGTAAATTCTGCCTATAAATTCGATTTTCCTATTCATAAACCTTGGTTTGAACTATCTGAAGAACAAAAACAATTGGTTTGGAAAGGTAACGACCATTTTATAGGCCTCAACAAGTTTTTTGAGCAGTTAGAAGAAAAAAGCTATAAAATACAGAATAGGGTTATGCTTTCTCGATACCGCGGAAAAACGAGATGCAACGTTTGTAACGGAAAACGATTAAGAAAAGAAACTAACTATATAAAGGTTGGCGGCAAGAACATATCTGACTTGGTAGAATTACCTATCAAAAAATTAATTCCGTTTTTTGAAGAATTGGTTCTTGACAAATATGACCAGAAAATAGCCTCACGTCTTTTAAAGGAAATCAATACCAGATTAGGTTTTCTATATAAGGTGGGGTTGAGCTACCTAACAATGAACAGAAAATCAAATTCACTTTCAGGGGGAGAAAGTCAACGCATCAACCTGGCCACGTCCTTAGGTAGTAGCCTTGTAGGAAGCATGTATATTTTGGACGAACCTAGTATAGGGCTACACCCAAAAGATACTGAAAACCTCATAGAAGTGTTACAGTCTTTACGCGACCTAGGAAATACCGTTATTGTTGTGGAACATGATGAGGATATCATGAAAGCTGCAGACGAAGTTATAGACATTGGCCCAGAAGCCGGCACTCATGGTGGTGAGGTAGTTGCCCATGGCACATTAACGGAAGTTTTAAAGTCAACTTCATTAACCGCAAGTTACTTGAACGGTACGGAAGAAATTGTGGTACCTAGTAAAAGAAGAACTTCTACAGACTATATTACTATAAAAGGGGCTCGTGAAAATAATCTAAAAAATATAGATGTAACCTTTCCTCTTAATATGCTCACTGTTATCACCGGAGTTTCCGGTAGTGGAAAAAGCACTTTGGTTAAAAAACTGTTATACCCTATCATTCTTAAAGAAGTTGGTGGTTACGGTGAAAAAGCTGGTCAGTTTACTTCCGTTACAGGAAAATATAAGTCTATAAAACATGTTGAGTTTGTTGACCAAAACCCTATTGGGCGGTCTTCTCGCTCTAATCCAGTAACCTATATAAAGGCTTATGATGATATAAGAAATCTATTTGCTTCTCAAAAACTTAGTAAAATAAGAGCCTACCAAGCCAAACACTTTTCTTTTAATGTTGATGGAGGCCGATGTGAAAAATGTAAGGGCGAAGGTGAAATAACAGTGGAAATGCAGTTCATGGCAGACGTACACTTAAAGTGTGATACCTGCGATGGTAAACGTTTTAAAAAGGAAGTTTTAGAAGTAAAGTTCGAAGATGTTAATATTGATGGTGTCTTGAATATGACCATTGATGATGCTATTACCTTTTTTGATAAGAACAAGCAAACCAAAATTGTAAATAAGCTGAAACCCCTACAAGATGTTGGTTTGGGGTATGTTACTTTAGGACAATCATCCTCTACCCTATCTGGCGGAGAAGCGCAGCGAATTAAACTTGCCTCCTTCTTAGTAAAAGGCACAACAAAAGATAAAGCTTTATTTATTTTTGACGAACCTACAACTGGCTTGCATTTTCATGATATTAAGAAACTTCTTAAATCTTTTGATGCGTTAATTTCTAAAGGGCATTCCGTAATAGTCATAGAGCACAATATTGAATTGATTAAATGTGCTGATTATATTATTGACCTTGGACCTGAAGGTGGAGAGAATGGCGGGCAGCTTCTTGCCGAAGGCACTCCAGAAGAAATTATTAACAGTAAAACTTCCTTCACAGCAAAATACTTGAAAGAGAAATTGTAG